One window from the genome of Micromonospora aurantiaca ATCC 27029 encodes:
- a CDS encoding alpha-(1->3)-arabinofuranosyltransferase: MRADGTTTSPTGTDTPARETGRARQTARRFRHLTICLALTALAFQQAPGQVVPDTKVDLNVNPAGWLLRSLHLWDPTGTFGQLQNQAYGYLWPMGPFFLLGTELGIAPWIVQRLWWALLFCVAYLGVVRLAGRLGIGSPAGRMIAGVAFALSPRILTQLGWSSVESWPSAVAPWVLIPLVGLARGARLRRAVAGSAVAVACAGGVNATAVAAVVPLALLWLATLRPLRRRVTALAAWCGAVALATAWWLIPLLVLGRYSPPFLDYIETARNTTSVTDAVTTLRGASYWVAYLASPFGANIPAGARLANDTLLVMATLAVAALGVLGLSRRGMPHRRFLITGLLLGVALVGLGHTGDLPNILAGPQQQFLDGIGAPLRNVHKFDVLLRLPLALGLAHLVSLAVRAARTAPEQRRGRATARAWLTAGTAMVAVAGVASPALAGGLATPGAVKDVPGYWHEATDWLDANTGRGRVLVVPGARFPVYDWGSTTDEIAQPLLDSRWAVRNAIPFTPPATIRLLDAIESTLATGAGSAGLADLLARSGISHVLFRADLDHGRSDTARPAVVRQALERSPGLTRVVSFGPVRGGSDAPDEFRDQGLDVPGRALEVYRVDRAVQPVVAYDRDDVTTVVGGPESLLDLAASGQLGAAPTILAGDAKAGETTGRVVMTDGLRRRDVSFGRLRDNSSQTLTADDTFAVSAPAHDYLPDWGPEWSTVARFEGISGIRASTARSQIDATGGTRPEYQPYAAMDGNTATSWRSAPHSRSDRQWIEVNLANPTRVTRVEVWFDLKADALPTTVTVTAGYESRTVEQFGDHMVFELPGVHATRKVEVSVDAAFDLRPFGDKTVGITEIKIPGVQTSRTLQLPAAPATDQPAGVVVSAAPSTPACFTVDGRPRCSTDAIRGSEDASTIDRTFTLPVAGTYDAKLWARPTPGPELNAALDKLVADAQPLRLAPQVTASSTAVPDPAGRPGAVLDGNPATSWSPALNDEAPILRLTWLEPQVISRIRFTVEEGTAATRIGSVRVVGNDGFRSNLLTNDGVLTLDPPMRTDSITIQFLDKPSATSTDPYGLRLPEPLPIAVGEVTVLPLGTTVAPRPETPLKLACGSGPTLQVGSSRITTTLTGTVRDLLELREMPVTACGRTTPKQLDLGSGEHRLVTTASTLATATRVALTPRTATPAAEATAGDIEVGSWSATERRVRVSEHSVDRVLAVRENTNTGWQATIGGTTLTPLVVDGWQQGWILPAGVSGDVVLRFTPDTPYRMGLLLGGVLLAVVVLLAVLPDRRPAGDRAVVVAPAARRRLTRSLPLLAVGAAALVLHSGLLGALLVAAGFMLAVPGPRRLPWTSDPRRVRRIARAAETWLPGALVALAGWVHLESGDRHTDVLPQLLTVAALGALWLSTTARRRPVRRTRPTSAAAPAVPAPRTPEPATQPTPVPALAAAAVAAPAALAGPGTGPGRWPDLDVEPGPDRDADRDTEPGPSLGPDRDEPATDRDAGRGPDGEAEPDTNLDGRAEPDSDGRPAPDVAPGPEDGPASRVSEIT, translated from the coding sequence ATGCGTGCGGACGGGACGACAACGTCGCCGACGGGGACGGACACCCCCGCCCGGGAGACCGGCCGTGCCCGGCAGACGGCGCGACGGTTCCGGCACCTGACGATCTGCCTCGCGCTCACCGCCCTCGCCTTCCAGCAGGCGCCCGGGCAGGTCGTACCGGACACGAAGGTCGACCTGAACGTCAATCCGGCGGGGTGGCTGCTGCGCTCGCTGCACCTGTGGGATCCCACCGGCACGTTCGGCCAGCTCCAGAACCAGGCGTACGGATATCTCTGGCCGATGGGCCCGTTCTTCCTGCTCGGGACGGAACTGGGCATCGCGCCGTGGATCGTCCAGCGGCTCTGGTGGGCGCTGCTGTTCTGCGTCGCGTACCTCGGTGTGGTGCGGCTGGCGGGCCGGCTCGGCATCGGCAGCCCCGCCGGCCGGATGATCGCCGGTGTCGCGTTCGCGCTGTCCCCGCGCATCCTGACCCAGCTCGGCTGGTCGTCGGTGGAGTCCTGGCCCAGCGCCGTCGCGCCGTGGGTGCTCATCCCGCTCGTGGGACTCGCCCGGGGCGCCCGGCTGCGCCGCGCGGTCGCCGGGTCGGCGGTCGCCGTCGCCTGCGCGGGCGGCGTCAACGCCACAGCCGTCGCCGCCGTGGTGCCGCTCGCCCTGCTCTGGCTCGCCACGCTCCGGCCGTTGCGCCGCCGCGTCACCGCCCTCGCGGCCTGGTGCGGCGCGGTCGCCCTGGCCACCGCGTGGTGGCTGATCCCGCTGCTGGTCCTCGGCCGGTACAGCCCGCCGTTCCTGGACTACATCGAGACCGCCCGCAACACCACCAGCGTCACCGACGCGGTGACGACGCTGCGCGGCGCCTCCTACTGGGTCGCGTACCTGGCGTCCCCGTTCGGCGCGAACATCCCGGCCGGCGCCCGGCTGGCCAACGACACGCTGCTCGTGATGGCCACCCTGGCGGTGGCCGCGCTCGGGGTGCTCGGCCTGTCCCGGCGCGGGATGCCGCACCGCCGGTTCCTCATCACCGGTCTGCTGCTCGGCGTCGCGCTCGTCGGTCTCGGGCACACCGGCGACCTGCCGAACATCCTCGCCGGGCCGCAGCAGCAGTTCCTCGACGGCATCGGCGCCCCGCTGCGCAACGTGCACAAGTTCGACGTGCTGCTGCGCCTGCCGCTGGCGCTCGGCCTGGCGCACCTGGTCAGCCTCGCCGTACGCGCGGCCCGGACCGCGCCCGAGCAGCGCCGTGGCCGCGCCACGGCCCGGGCCTGGCTCACCGCCGGCACCGCGATGGTCGCGGTCGCAGGCGTCGCCTCACCGGCGCTCGCCGGTGGCCTGGCCACGCCGGGCGCGGTGAAGGACGTGCCGGGCTACTGGCACGAGGCCACCGACTGGCTGGACGCGAACACCGGACGCGGGCGCGTGCTCGTCGTCCCCGGCGCGCGCTTCCCCGTGTACGACTGGGGCAGCACCACCGACGAGATCGCCCAGCCGCTGCTGGACAGCCGGTGGGCGGTCCGCAACGCCATCCCGTTCACCCCGCCCGCCACGATCCGGCTGCTGGACGCGATCGAGTCGACGCTCGCCACCGGCGCCGGTTCGGCGGGCCTGGCCGACCTGCTCGCCCGCTCCGGGATCAGCCACGTCCTGTTCCGCGCCGACCTCGACCACGGCCGCTCGGACACGGCCCGCCCCGCGGTCGTCCGGCAGGCGCTGGAACGCTCGCCCGGCCTGACCCGCGTGGTGTCCTTCGGCCCGGTGCGCGGCGGCTCCGACGCCCCTGACGAGTTCCGCGACCAGGGCCTGGACGTGCCCGGGCGGGCGCTTGAGGTGTACCGGGTGGACCGCGCCGTCCAGCCGGTGGTCGCGTACGACCGCGACGACGTGACCACCGTCGTCGGCGGTCCCGAGTCGCTGCTCGACCTGGCCGCCTCGGGCCAGCTCGGCGCCGCGCCCACGATCCTGGCCGGCGACGCGAAGGCCGGTGAGACCACCGGGCGGGTCGTGATGACCGACGGGCTGCGGAGGCGCGACGTCTCGTTCGGCCGGCTGCGCGACAACTCCTCCCAGACGCTCACCGCCGACGACACCTTCGCGGTGTCCGCGCCCGCGCACGACTACCTGCCCGACTGGGGGCCGGAGTGGTCGACCGTCGCGCGCTTCGAGGGCATCAGCGGGATCCGCGCCTCCACCGCCCGCTCCCAGATCGACGCGACCGGCGGCACCCGGCCCGAATACCAGCCGTACGCGGCGATGGACGGGAACACCGCCACATCCTGGCGGTCGGCGCCGCACTCACGCAGCGACAGGCAGTGGATCGAGGTGAACCTGGCGAACCCGACCCGGGTCACCCGGGTGGAGGTCTGGTTCGACCTGAAGGCCGACGCCCTGCCCACCACAGTCACCGTGACCGCCGGATACGAGAGCCGCACCGTCGAGCAGTTCGGTGACCACATGGTCTTCGAGCTGCCCGGCGTGCACGCCACACGCAAGGTCGAGGTATCAGTGGACGCCGCGTTCGACCTGCGCCCGTTCGGCGACAAGACGGTCGGCATCACCGAGATCAAGATCCCAGGTGTCCAGACCAGCCGGACCCTCCAGCTGCCCGCCGCCCCCGCCACCGACCAGCCCGCAGGCGTGGTCGTGTCGGCGGCCCCGTCCACGCCCGCCTGCTTCACCGTCGACGGCCGCCCCCGCTGCTCCACCGACGCGATCCGCGGCTCGGAGGACGCCTCCACCATCGACCGCACCTTCACACTGCCGGTGGCCGGGACGTACGACGCGAAGCTGTGGGCGCGGCCGACCCCCGGCCCGGAGCTGAACGCCGCTCTGGACAAGCTGGTCGCCGACGCCCAGCCGTTGCGCCTCGCGCCGCAGGTCACCGCGTCCTCGACGGCGGTGCCCGACCCGGCCGGCCGGCCCGGCGCGGTCCTCGACGGAAACCCCGCCACGAGCTGGTCACCGGCGCTCAACGACGAGGCGCCGATCCTGCGCCTCACCTGGCTCGAACCGCAGGTCATCAGCCGGATCCGGTTCACCGTCGAGGAGGGGACCGCCGCCACCCGGATCGGCAGCGTCCGCGTGGTCGGCAACGACGGGTTCCGCAGCAACCTGCTCACCAACGACGGCGTGCTCACGCTCGACCCGCCGATGCGGACCGACTCGATCACCATCCAGTTCCTCGACAAGCCGTCCGCCACCAGCACCGACCCGTACGGCCTGCGGCTGCCCGAGCCGCTGCCCATCGCTGTCGGCGAGGTGACGGTGCTGCCCCTCGGCACCACTGTCGCACCCCGCCCGGAGACGCCGCTGAAGCTGGCCTGCGGCTCCGGCCCGACGCTCCAGGTCGGCTCGTCCCGGATCACCACCACGCTCACCGGCACCGTCCGCGACCTGCTGGAGCTGCGCGAGATGCCAGTCACCGCCTGCGGCCGGACCACGCCCAAGCAGCTCGACCTGGGTAGCGGCGAGCACCGCCTCGTCACCACCGCGAGCACGCTCGCCACCGCCACCCGCGTCGCGCTGACGCCACGGACCGCGACGCCCGCCGCGGAGGCCACCGCCGGCGACATCGAGGTGGGTTCCTGGTCGGCCACCGAGCGGCGGGTACGGGTGTCCGAGCACTCCGTCGACCGGGTGCTCGCGGTGCGGGAGAACACCAACACCGGCTGGCAGGCGACCATCGGCGGCACGACGCTCACCCCGCTCGTGGTGGACGGCTGGCAGCAGGGCTGGATCCTGCCCGCCGGTGTCTCCGGGGACGTGGTGCTGCGCTTCACGCCGGACACCCCGTACCGGATGGGTCTGCTGCTCGGCGGCGTCCTGCTGGCGGTGGTGGTGCTGCTCGCGGTGCTGCCCGATCGCCGGCCCGCCGGGGATCGCGCGGTCGTCGTCGCACCGGCGGCCCGGCGACGGCTCACCCGCTCGCTGCCGCTGCTCGCAGTCGGCGCCGCCGCGCTCGTGCTCCACAGCGGTCTGCTCGGCGCCCTGCTGGTCGCAGCGGGCTTCATGCTCGCCGTACCCGGGCCGCGTCGCCTGCCGTGGACCAGTGACCCCCGGCGGGTCAGGAGGATCGCCCGGGCGGCCGAGACGTGGCTCCCCGGCGCGCTGGTGGCGCTGGCCGGGTGGGTCCATCTGGAATCGGGCGACCGGCACACCGACGTGCTGCCGCAACTCCTGACGGTCGCCGCCCTGGGCGCGCTCTGGCTCTCCACGACCGCCCGCCGGCGGCCCGTACGCCGGACCAGGCCCACCTCGGCGGCGGCCCCGGCCGTGCCGGCCCCCCGGACGCCGGAGCCGGCCACGCAGCCGACGCCCGTCCCCGCCCTCGCCGCCGCGGCCGTCGCCGCTCCCGCCGCCCTCGCCGGTCCAGGCACGGGTCCGGGCCGATGGCCGGACCTCGACGTCGAGCCGGGTCCGGACCGAGACGCGGACCGCGATACCGAGCCGGGCCCGAGCCTGGGGCCGGACCGCGACGAGCCGGCCACGGACCGGGACGCGGGCCGAGGGCCGGACGGCGAGGCCGAGCCGGATACGAACCTGGACGGTCGCGCCGAGCCCGACTCGGACGGGCGGCCGGCACCGGACGTCGCGCCGGGGCCGGAGGACGGCCCGGCGTCCCGCGTCTCGGAGATCACGTGA
- a CDS encoding lipopolysaccharide biosynthesis protein, whose amino-acid sequence MSEGRPGPQPADGRRTGLGAAGVAVTLAGVLVNGLAYLVPVLAARKLDADDLGALATALGLVAIAGVPGLGLQLAVAVHHARHGPSDTRRLTVLTAALCAGALLVATPVLVAALDLPAVVPALLAVTTASVVLSSRSLGELQGGQRFLRLAAAMALLAAARYGGVIVGLLLGAGLTGALAIGALTAALAPPALAWLTGTPRRPSAAPRLTVAQVTAGCGATLAMLVVSYADLLLARQLLPPSGSGAYSVGTVLTKGALWAPQVAAVLALPRLARGDRRSRTVALAVTGACGLVLVGASAVAGGLAFRLVGGPDYTALGRYAPLFAAVGALYAVTFVLLNDRLAGGVRWPAAPLWLGTGALVTVAAIVRPRTVGGLVVAALATAVVTTLLMAVPATRRPASHPATGDRSSPPGPATDRTRSAPAAPPG is encoded by the coding sequence GTGAGCGAGGGCCGGCCGGGCCCGCAGCCGGCGGACGGCCGGAGGACCGGGCTGGGAGCGGCGGGCGTCGCCGTCACGCTCGCCGGTGTGCTGGTCAACGGCCTGGCCTACCTGGTGCCGGTACTCGCCGCCCGGAAGCTCGACGCGGACGACCTCGGCGCGCTCGCCACCGCCCTCGGCCTCGTGGCCATCGCCGGTGTGCCGGGGCTCGGCCTGCAACTCGCGGTCGCCGTGCACCACGCCCGGCACGGCCCGTCCGACACCCGGCGGCTCACCGTGCTGACCGCCGCCCTCTGCGCGGGGGCGCTGCTGGTGGCGACGCCGGTGCTCGTCGCCGCGCTGGACCTGCCGGCGGTGGTACCGGCGCTGCTGGCCGTCACCACGGCCTCGGTGGTGCTCTCGTCGCGCTCGCTCGGCGAACTGCAGGGCGGTCAGCGCTTCCTGCGGCTCGCCGCCGCGATGGCGCTGCTGGCCGCCGCGCGCTACGGCGGGGTGATCGTGGGGCTGCTGCTCGGCGCGGGCCTGACCGGCGCGCTCGCGATCGGTGCGCTCACCGCCGCGCTGGCGCCACCGGCGCTGGCCTGGCTCACCGGTACGCCCCGGCGTCCCTCGGCCGCCCCGCGCCTGACCGTCGCCCAGGTGACCGCCGGGTGCGGGGCGACGCTGGCGATGCTCGTCGTCTCCTACGCCGATCTGCTCCTGGCCCGGCAACTGCTGCCGCCGTCGGGTTCCGGGGCGTACTCGGTGGGGACCGTCCTGACCAAGGGCGCGCTCTGGGCGCCGCAGGTCGCCGCCGTCCTCGCCCTGCCACGCCTGGCCCGCGGGGACCGCCGCAGCCGCACGGTCGCGCTCGCGGTGACGGGTGCCTGCGGCCTGGTCCTGGTGGGCGCGTCGGCAGTCGCCGGCGGGCTGGCCTTCCGGCTCGTCGGCGGACCCGACTACACGGCGCTCGGCCGGTACGCGCCGCTGTTCGCCGCCGTCGGCGCGCTCTACGCGGTGACGTTCGTTCTGCTCAACGACCGTCTCGCCGGAGGCGTCAGGTGGCCGGCAGCACCGCTGTGGCTGGGCACCGGCGCGCTGGTGACCGTTGCCGCGATCGTGCGTCCGCGTACCGTCGGCGGTCTCGTCGTCGCGGCGCTCGCCACGGCCGTGGTCACGACACTGCTGATGGCCGTGCCGGCGACTCGGCGCCCAGCCAGTCACCCAGCAACAGGTGATCGATCGAGTCCACCCGGCCCAGCGACCGACCGGACGCGATCCGCTCCCGCAGCTCCGCCCGGGTGA